Within Oncorhynchus keta strain PuntledgeMale-10-30-2019 chromosome 30, Oket_V2, whole genome shotgun sequence, the genomic segment tgagacgaaggttgaaagtcatgcgtcctccgacacacaacccaaccaagccgcactgcttcttaacacagcgccctacaacccggaagccagccgcaccaatgagtCAGAGGAAACattgtgcacctggcaaccttggttagcgtgcactgcgtccagcccgccacaggagtcgctggtgggcaatgagacaaggatatccctaccggccaaaccctccctaacccggacaacgcgaggcaatacttattttccaccataatttgcaaataaatatattaaaaatcctacaatgtgattttcaggatttttgtcttctcattttgtctgtcatagttgaagtgtacctatgatgaaaattacaggcctctctcatctttttaagtgggagaacttgcacaattggtggctgactaaatacttttttgtcccactgtacatGTTCATAATAAAACACTTTTGAACTCTCTCATCAaacccctcccacccctctcctccctctctcagaaTGCTGTCCTGGCGTGTTCTCGCTGCCGACAGGCTCTAGATTCTCCTGTTATGGAAGGCTTCGGTTCCACAGCCCCGTACCAGAGAAGTATCAGCACCAGAGAACCAGGCCAGCAGAGAGACCAGGAAACAGAACCAGACCAGCAGACGACTGGTACCAGGGAACAAGACCAGGAGAAGGTGTGTCTGAGTGGCCAGATCACAGAGCTGGAGAAAGAGCTGGCCCAGACTAAACTACAGATGGTGGAGGCCAAATGCAAGATCCAGGTCAGCTCAGAGCACACTACACACTTCATAATGCACACTACACACTTCATAATGCACACTACACACTTCATAGTGTACACTACACACTTCATAATGCACACTACACACTTTTTTGTGGACAGTACACACTCCATAGTGACatatgatgtgttgtgttgtccccTGTTTAGGAGCTGGAACACCAGAAGGGGGTGCTGCAACGTGATCTCCAGACAGCTAGGAACAGCTGGCTCAGTAGGACTGTGAGCTCCATACGGTCAGCCAGAGGGGGTCAGCAGAGCAGCAGCCTACCCAGTGGGAGAGCCTCAGCAATGGGGCGTTCTCTCCATGGCCTCCCCCTCTCAGCCTGGAGCTCCAGGTGACTGTCATGGGCCCCCAGGAAGGACCGGGGGGAGACgtctgacagagagatggaagggagggggagagacaacaaGAGGACATACTGAGAGTATAGATAATATGTATTGGAATGATTAGACATGTCTATTGGTGACTGTTTGTTTCTGCATTCTAGTCCCTATTTTGGTTTTATTTGTTATTgtcattttttattttcaatatttTATTATTGATACAGGAATTGTATGTTTTATGTATTGCTTTGGCTGCATTGTGTTGTCCCTAAAGCGTGTGAATAACTGAATCCAATGATCAAACCATACATCCCAATGCTAACACTCCTttctgcatgcacacacacagacaccactcttTAAACAAAACTCCAAACTGGTATTACTTGTATGGCACCCAGTCCTTCATTCAAAACCTTTCATTGTGCATTcattttttgatttgatttgttacttACAGTACATCTCTGATCTTGTCAATATCAGATTTTCTTTTTAACTTACAGTGAAGTAAAATCAATAGTCATCATTGTAGTACATTCAAGTATATATCCATACTTTTTATGTTTCTACATTTACAGACATTTTCATTAAGTAGTTCTCATAATCTGTAGCAGACAAACCAGTTCACATGTAAAGTCAGCCAGGTCACCCgggatacaagtcagtattcgacgtccaTCCTTATCTGAGGATGTCTGGAGATGATGTGGAAATCGGCCACGAGGAGCAACGCTGTTGCCTTCAAGTAGGTTGTGATTTTcataagcatctgcctctgattccaaattTTGGAAGTTTgaatccagcgatagaaagttgtttttgagcccatcccaaaccttaacccttaccttaaccatttggagttaatgtctaaacttaaccttaaacatttAGAAATTTGCCATTTGCAACAACTTCGAAATTTgaagtttgagaaacatggatgaacgtgtAATtatgacgtgagactgtgagagctagttgtGTAATGTATAGGTTTACCAAACATATAAGTGATCGTCAATTTAGAGCAGTCTGATTAAGTAATAGTTAATGGTCTTTTAACAAAACAGAAGAGAAACATATCAAAAGTGAGCATCGTATTGTGCATGGCAGTTATGTTATGTGAACATGTATTTCCAGATGAAACACTGATTCAGTTTGGTGAAAATGTGACTGTATGATTTTGATTGTGAAATACttagtcaattgaaaatgtgcttaaAGTTTTGAAACAACTGCCTTTTTGGTGATCTGTTTtgagttttgtactaagagtAGTGAAAAGGTACCACATAGCCTACTTGTTCAAATTGAACTGAAGCGATACAAAAAAACTGTAAATCAAGGACTTTATTAATCACATTGAATTTCTTTGTACTTAGTCAAAATAGAcgagacagcagagaggacatATGAAGGGAACAAGTTGGGTAGTGTcttaaatgacaccctattccctataaagtgcaatacttttgacagAAGCAACATAGGACTGACAAATAGGACTCGGGACAAAATAGTGCATTATAGGGAATAGATTGGTATGTGAGATACCACCTTTATGTTAGACATCAAACCCTCCATTACACACCAGGGTCCCGTTCAGGACAGGAGAGGGCAACATACTGAAAGTAAAGCTGATATGATTCCTATTTACtttacatgtcagatagagacaTGTCTGTTCAACATACAATATTTCTGTCTGAACGTTCCACATCTGAATGTGATCCACAGAATGAGGAAACagcttctgttctctctctctcctatttctctctgCTCCCCTACCTACACTGTTTATcattttctcttcttctcttcttacaAACACTTGAGGACGTAGAAGTTGCAGGTCGTCCCACGCGGACATCCGCACAGCGTTCCGACACGCGCACCCTTGCGAACAGCGCACTGCTCGCCAGCGTCACACTGGAAACAAACCGTTTGTTTATTAATTGAATTATGATGATGGTGGCATCTGTCTCCAGACTATGGGATTCTGAAACATCTACACCGGTTTCCCAGAACCAGATTAATCCTAGCAACGCCTAAAttatatgtttttttaaacacGGTCAATTGAGAACCTTTATCGAAAGTCCCGTTTTAACAATTTGAAACGCAATATACGACTAGACTCAATTAATAAGTCAAATGCATGATACAGACAGGCAAACTACTTAAAAACGGTTGACAATAGGACTTTAACCACTTTAAAATGGTTGATCAGGTCTACTCTTACCGACGGCAGCCAGCCGAGCTTCTTTTCTGATAACGGCATCTGTTTGTTCTTCAGTTTCTCCAGAACTTCTTGCAAAGCTTCAATCTATACGACAGAGAAAAACAAAAATGATAGACTTCTATAGATGAAAACAATTACAAAGAGAGGGATGAATCGACTAAACTAACACATTGACAAACCAAACAACTTCACAAACATAAAACAATTTAAACTTACCAGATCCTTCTCTTCTTGTGATTTGTGGGGGAACTCTAGAGCGCGAGTCTCAAACTCCAACGAGGTGTCGCCGTCAGCGAGACAGAGACATGCGCAGCAGGAGGCGGCGAGGAAAAGCAGTAGAATGCTGGCCATGGTGCTGAAACAACCAGAAGGGATGGAGATACAGCGGGGCCTCTGCAGGTGGTTAGCAGGGGCTTGGTGAACACTGGGCCGGTGAAGTGGGCTATGATTCGGGGTGATAGACGCTATGGCTTGATTTTATAGCGTTTGCTGACGTCATACAGCTACTGTAATATGTATGACCACTGACATGAGCGGAGCGACAGAGGTAACCACTGACCGGAGAGGGTCATACGCACGCACTTACACGCCAGAGGATGTTGTGATGGAGAGGCGTTGTCTGATAGAACACCTCTGTTCACCTCTTTCCAATAATCCCAGGTCACAGCCCCTGGCTGTTGAGACCAATCTTTAATCAGCAACCAATTTCctcttgggtgtgtgtgtgtctgcctaacCTCTCATTTGCTCATTTGGTCCAGGAGAACTGTGTACACAGTGAGCAGGCCTGAGACTCTACATCACAGGCTAATCTCACCAACCCACCTCTCgctatctcacacacacaaacgcatgcacacgcacaatACTATTTCCAAGCAAGAATTCTGCTTAGGAGTGGTTTTTGTGGagagggggaaactgaaaaccAGCTTTTATTGgctgagaggtttggaactctttgtcTATTCATCAATTTACTGCattgtgatgtcaccatggaaaggtGAAACCCAGTcccatgcaaacctgctgattagaagatCCTGTGTAGAttatattttcaaccagcaactatcaggaaataacactgatttGACAAAATCACACTTTTAGAGTGTTCGTTTCATCACCTGTTGTTGTACAATACAGgagtgcaactttggttttagaagtgggggaacataataataataatgatatatatttttttttatccagtcagacaaacactccaaacagcctacccgaccgctcAGAGGCGTCCGCACGGCCGTAAAGCACACCGTTACCtaattttgtatcacattccaattctaaaactgggggggacaaaaacgcaatttcagaatgtgggcgGGACATGTCCTCCccatccccagtgaaagttgcacccctAGTACAAAattatataaaacacagaaaaaacAGAATGttgactgcattgggcctttaaagtGAACATATTGATCCAGTGCAACCCTGCTGAACCTGAAGTAGTCAACACTAGAAAATAAAGATTAGTCAGATATGAAGACGGCTGTGTGTGAGCATgtctacttgtgtgtgtgtgtgtgtgtgtgtgtgtgtgtgtgtgtgtgtgtgtgtgtgtgtgtgtgtgtgtgtgtgtgtgtgtgtgtgtgtgtgtgtgtgtgtgtgtgtgtgtgtgtgtgtgtgtgtgtgtgtgtgtgtgtgtgtgtgtgtgttctatgtgtCTGAACAGGATGCTTTTCAGATATCAGTGCCTGTTAATATCATTGGAACAAATCTAATATTTACAACAatatttggacaaaacacttgaaACTATTTTCTTGTTGTAACAACTGCTTATAGGTCtctttttgtccatttaaaatatcCTTTACGTGAGAGATATCACTGGCACTGTCCTCAATGGTACTCCCAccggctttggtctttgtcatggtagctaGCTACGTATGTTAGGCTGTTACTCCTCGCAGTTCtttttagggttgttgtcctgttgcgtcaccgaacttctgttgagcttcaattggcggacaaatagccttacattctcctgcaaaatgtcttgaccAACTTGGGAATCCATTTctccgtcgatgatagcaagctgtccaggccctgaggcagcaaagcagcctcaaaccatgatgctccctccaccatactttacagtggggatgaggttttgatgttggtgtgctgtgcctttttttctccacacatagtgttgtgtgttccttccaaacaacacaaacaaagtttcatctgtccacagaatattttgccagtagcgctgtggaacatccaggtgctcttttgcgaacttcagacatgcggcaatgtttttttttgacagcagtggcttcttccgtggtgtcctcccatgaacaccattcttgtttagtgttttacgtattgtaGACTCGCCAAAAGAGATGTTAGcatcttccagagatttctgtaagtctttagctgacactctaggattcttcttaacttcattgagcattctgcactgtgctcttgctgtcatctttgcaggacggccactcctagggaaaGTAACAACAGCGCTGAAATGTCtcaatttatagacaatttgtcttaccgtggactgacttttagagatacttttgtaacccttccCAGCTTCATGCAaggcaacaattcttaatcttaggacATCTGAGATCTATTTTGTTTCGAGGAATGGTTCACTTCAGGCAATGCTTATTGTGAATAGCAACCttacattttgtgagtgttttttatgaggcagggcagctctaaccaaatTCTCCAATCTCATCTAATTGATTGGACTATAGGTtagttgactcctgactccaattagcttttggagaagacattagcctaggggttcacatacttttcccaaacTACAccgtgaatgtttaaatgatgtattcaatatagacaacaaaaatacaatcatttgtgtgttattagtttaagcacactgagtttgtctattgttgtgacttaaatgaagatcagatcacattttATGTCAAATTTATCAGACATCCAGGTAATTCCagagggttcacatactttttcttgccactgaatttagaattcaagtcacacttaaccagcatggctaccaaagcattctgcagtgatacgccatcccatctggtttgcgccttcctgtgacatcgggtggtgtagttgtcctggagggcaggttgtttgtccccggtgatgcgttgtgtagacctcactacgctctggagagccttacagttgtgggcagagcagttgccataccaggtggtgatacagcccgacaggatgctctcgagtgtttttggtgacaagccaaatttcttcagcctcctgaggttgaagaggcgctgctgcgccttcttcaccacgctgtttgtgtgggtgtctgtgatgtgtacgccgaggaacttaaaacttactaccctctccactactgtcccatcgatgtggatagggggggggggtgctccctctgctgttgcctgaagtccacgatcatctcctttgttttgttgacgttgagtgggaggttattttcctgacaccacactccaagggcccttacctcctccctgtaggccatctcgtcgtttttggtaatcaggcctaccactgtagtgttatctgcaaacttgatgattgagttggaggtgtgcatgaacacgcagtcgtgggtgaacagggagaacaggataGGGCTCAGAATACACCCGTGTGGGGCctcagtgttaaggatcagcggggtggagatgttgttacctaccctcaccacctggggccggcccgtcaggaagtccagtacccagttgcacagggcggagtcgagacccagggtctcgagcttgataataataataataatatatgccatttagcagacgcttttatccaaagcgacttacagtcatgtgcatacattctacgtatgggatgacgagtttggagggtactatggtgttaaatgctgagctgtacagcattctcacataggtattcctcttgtctagatgggttagggcagtgtgcagtgtggtggcgattgc encodes:
- the LOC118373152 gene encoding rab GTPase-activating protein 1-like isoform X2 — its product is MMEEVSIRVAYDTHIIDQMTEEEILACLMAESIPKHTVPSKKATPRENQTQQQDDHVDRYQVEDRVNELTKELLKTRKRLKNAEEEKRGKEEEAAQLKEVLRAKLDKAEPEVKRSSGIISDYKQICSQLTSRVERQQAAHREDLDKLRNAVLACSRCRQALDSPVMEGFGSTAPYQRSISTREPGQQRDQETEPDQQTTGTREQDQEKVCLSGQITELEKELAQTKLQMVEAKCKIQELEHQKGVLQRDLQTARNSWLSRTVSSIRSARGGQQSSSLPSGRASAMGRSLHGLPLSAWSSR
- the LOC118373147 gene encoding cocaine- and amphetamine-regulated transcript protein-like encodes the protein MASILLLFLAASCCACLCLADGDTSLEFETRALEFPHKSQEEKDLIEALQEVLEKLKNKQMPLSEKKLGWLPSCDAGEQCAVRKGARVGTLCGCPRGTTCNFYVLKCL